CATCGCCAGACCTATTGCAAGCAACCAAATCTCTAGTCCTGTCATTATATTCTAAAGAGGCAATTGGTAAATAAGGGAATAAGTGATTCCCATATTGTTTGATTTAAACTTTCCGTAGCCAGGCACGTACCATGGATTTCCGTATTCTCCGGTAGATGCTTTGGTTTTGTATTTCATACGTACCGACCACCCCATGTTGAAGTTTTTGTAGATACGTACTTTAACGCCTAAAACAATTTCCAGCCATTGTACGGAACCTTTCATTCCCAAGTGGCTGAAAGGGATGCTTCCGCCCCAGTAATCATCTCCTAAACTAGGGTTGCCTACCGCATCTCCCCAGATAGAATCGTCTGCCGGCATTGTGGATACATCATATTTGAATGAACTGAATGCATAGCGAAGCCCCGCATATAAATAGCTGTTCTTCTCTTTCTTCTTTGCCATGGTGTTGTAATCCACACCGATGCGGAAGAAGGGAGCCATTTTGCTCTTATAGTGTATGCCTGTTTCGCTCCAAGTGTCTGTTCCTCCCATACCAAACTCAAAGGTAGGGATGAATTTGTTTTTAAGATTGACGCCCACACTGACTTCTGAACTCATAAAGTCGCCTCCCAGAAGCTTGTTTCCGATGCCGTATAAATCCACACCGATATACGTACCATTGTAAAGCGGAATGGTATCTATCTCGGCAACCTCTTTCTTTTTCTGGTCTCTTTTGGGGGTATGGGTGGGGCGCTGCTGTTGTGCCAGCAACGGAAGCCCGATACAGAAGAGCAGAAGCAGGCTAATCAGTCGTTTCCGGGGTGCGGTCGCGATATTTAAAGAATATCTGTAGATTCTCGATTTCATTTGTATTGGCTTCTTTATTTCGTAAATAGATAGAATCTATCGTCTCCGAACTGTTTGCTTTATTCCCGAATCTGGCACTGATGATGTTTTGTTTCATCATATATCCGCATTCCATTGATTGAAAGTAAGGCGTGTTCTGTTGTACGATGTATAATGTATCTACATTCTCCGGTTTACGTTTGGGGTCGAATTGGAGAATAAATACAGTGGTATCACTCGTATAGCGTAATGGTAGCATTAATGTATGTACCTTCTTTTCGTTGTTAAGAATGATGGAGTCGGTTCCTATGGCTTTGATAGTCAGCGAATCGAGCGTATCATTAAGTACGATGGTCTTATCGTCCGGGTTAATGGTCTTGAACGTGCAATACATCATCGGACGTCCTGCCAACGAGCAATCGTTCTCGTCCGAGCACGAGGTGTGAAGGTTGACTGCACCGCCAACGATTGTCAAAAGGAGAAAGATACGAATTAAATTCTTCATAGTCAGTTATTGAATGTGAATCAAATTTTCTTTTCTATCTGATAGTTATTCCGTTCCGGTGCATTGCGGGAGATTAATTCGCCAAGGAAGCCGGCTAAGAATAATTGGGTACCTATAATCATTGCCGTCAGTGACAAATAGAAATAGGGAGAGTCGGTCACCAGTCGGTAGGGAAGACCGTTGGACATGGCATATAATTTACTGGCACCTACGATGATGACGGAAATCATTCCGACGAGAAACATCAATGAGCCCAACAGTCCGAAGAAATGCATCGGTTTGATGCCGAATCGGGAAAGAAACCAAAGAGACAATAAATCCAGATATCCGTTCACGAAACGGTTTAGCCCGAATTTCGTCGTGCCATATTTGCGCGCCTGGTGGCGTACCACCTTTTCACCGATTTTCTTGAATCCGGCGTTCTTTGCCAGGTAAGGGATATAACGGTGCATTTCGCCATAGACTTCGATGTGCTTTATTACCTCTTTTCGATATGCTTTCAGACCGCAGTTGAAGTCGTGCAGGTTTTTGATGCCCGACACTTTGCGGGCGGTTGCGTTAAACAACTTGGTCGGCAGGGTTTTCGAAATAGGGTCATATCTCTTCTGTTTCCAGCCGGAAACCAGGTCGTAACCGTCCTCGGTAATCATCCGATAGAGTTCGGGGATTTCATCCGGGCTATCTTGCAGGTCGGCATCCATCGTTATGACTACGTCTCCTTCGGCTTCTGCGAATCCACAGTAGAGCGCGGGTGATTTGCCATAGTTACGGCGGAATTTGATACCTTTTACATGTTCCGATTGAGCTTTCAGCTTTTCGATCACTTCCCATGAATGGTCGGTACTTCCGTCATTAACGAAAATCACTTCGAATGAGAATCCGTTGGCTTGCATGACCCGTTCTATCCAAGCATAGAGTTCGGGCAGTGACTCTTCTTCATTGAATAATGGGACTACAACTGATATATCCATTGTACGAATGATGATTTATGATTTATAACTTATGATTGAACGGGTCCGTCATATTCCGGTTTGGCCTTTTTCATTACCATCAATGCAGTAGGGATGGCCAGGATACTTCCCCAGAGTACATCCCATGACAATAACTGCATGGTGATATTGATGGAAGTAAGCGAACGGGCGGCATCTATCGTTTCTTTTATCACTTCTTTGTTTTCTATCAGAGCCGGGGTGTTGACCATCAACTCGTCCCACAGTTGGATATAAGAGTTGACGATAAATCCGTGATCAATGAATTGGAAATAGGCATAGTGGGCCACGGCTACCAATAGGGAAGCAAACATATACATAAATATGGTGAAGAGCATGGCATGTGAAAATTGGATACTTCCCCCACAAATTTTATCCCGGTACATTCTCACATAATAATATCCGATAAATGGTACGGATAATGTCAGGATTAGAAATAAAAACGAAAGGAAAGGTATGTGGAATCCCAGCGGAAATAATATGAACTTCAATATCCAATAGATTCCCATGTACGTGCCAAAATGCATGGCATATTTTTGTAAATAGTTTCTGTTCTCTGTCATCTTCATTTATAAATTGCGCACAAAGGTACAAATAATATCGGTTGGTAGGGAAAATCTGGTTGTTAAAGTTAATAAAGCAGGGGAAGTTGCTGCACGAATATTTTTTTGCGATTTTAATTGCTTGAAACGTAGCTTGTTAGTGTTTTGTTGGTAAAAAAGTTGTCTGTAGCTATTGCAGAATACATAAAAATGTCTACCTTTGCAACCGCAAAACGGGTAAGTCCTATACGGCCAGCTCCCTTCGAATCCTCCAGGGCTTGATCGCAGCAAAGGTAGTTGGTTGTAGCGGCGCGATATAGATAGCTTACCCACCCGCCTCTTTAGCTCAGTTGGCCAGAGCACGTGATTTGTAATCTCGGGGTCGTTGGTTCGAATCCGACAAGAGGCTCAAAATTGATATACAACCAATTCACGAAGGAAAAAAGCATTCAGGTATTTGCTTGGATGCTTTTCTTTTTTTATATTTGCACATTAGCGAATGTATAGTTCCGAAATGACTTGTTCGGAACTATACATTTCGGAAGTATGTAAATCGTTGCTAAATTGAGGAATATGAAAAGAATAGAACTGATTGAGGCATTGAAGAATCTATTGAAGTGTGTTGTGCCTAATGCACAGGCTATTCTTTATGGTTCTGAGGCTAGGGGGGAAGCGCGACCGGATAGTGATGTTGATCTGCTGATTCTGCTTGATAAGAATGAGATAACTCCCGAAGAGGAGGAAGAGATTACCGCGCCATTATACGATATGGAATTTGAACAAGGGATTATTATTAGTCCGATTGTAATGACCCGTAAACGTTGGGAAGAAGCTAAAAAACAAACTTTGTTTTATTATGATGTTTTGAAAGACGGGATTCTTTTGCAATGAACGAAGACGTACGCCAGAATATAGTAATGTATAGGATGGGGAAGGCCCGTCAGTTATTACATGATGTGGATGTTCTTATAGAGAATGAACTGTGGAATTCTACTATCAATAGAATGTATTATGCTTGTTTTCATGCAGTATCTGCATTGCTGATAAAGAACGGAATAGAAGTTAAATCTCATATGGGGATACGTCAAGCGTTTGGACTTCATTTTGTCAAGGCAGGAAAAGTTTCGCTAGAATATGGGCGAATCTTCTCGAGGATATATGATAAACGTCAGTCGAGTGATTATGATGATTTTATTGATTTTACGAAAGAAGAGGTTGAAAAGTTGTATCCTCAAATTAAATCATTTATAATGGTTATTGGCAATTTAGTTGAAGATTAGTCGAGAATTTTTGAAGGTTATGTAATAAAGAGGACAGCAATGTATCCTCTTTATACAATGATTGAAGTCTATCGGGTACG
The Bacteroides caecimuris DNA segment above includes these coding regions:
- a CDS encoding glycosyltransferase family 2 protein, which produces MDISVVVPLFNEEESLPELYAWIERVMQANGFSFEVIFVNDGSTDHSWEVIEKLKAQSEHVKGIKFRRNYGKSPALYCGFAEAEGDVVITMDADLQDSPDEIPELYRMITEDGYDLVSGWKQKRYDPISKTLPTKLFNATARKVSGIKNLHDFNCGLKAYRKEVIKHIEVYGEMHRYIPYLAKNAGFKKIGEKVVRHQARKYGTTKFGLNRFVNGYLDLLSLWFLSRFGIKPMHFFGLLGSLMFLVGMISVIIVGASKLYAMSNGLPYRLVTDSPYFYLSLTAMIIGTQLFLAGFLGELISRNAPERNNYQIEKKI
- a CDS encoding DUF4199 domain-containing protein, which produces MKMTENRNYLQKYAMHFGTYMGIYWILKFILFPLGFHIPFLSFLFLILTLSVPFIGYYYVRMYRDKICGGSIQFSHAMLFTIFMYMFASLLVAVAHYAYFQFIDHGFIVNSYIQLWDELMVNTPALIENKEVIKETIDAARSLTSINITMQLLSWDVLWGSILAIPTALMVMKKAKPEYDGPVQS
- a CDS encoding DUF6048 family protein, whose product is MKSRIYRYSLNIATAPRKRLISLLLLFCIGLPLLAQQQRPTHTPKRDQKKKEVAEIDTIPLYNGTYIGVDLYGIGNKLLGGDFMSSEVSVGVNLKNKFIPTFEFGMGGTDTWSETGIHYKSKMAPFFRIGVDYNTMAKKKEKNSYLYAGLRYAFSSFKYDVSTMPADDSIWGDAVGNPSLGDDYWGGSIPFSHLGMKGSVQWLEIVLGVKVRIYKNFNMGWSVRMKYKTKASTGEYGNPWYVPGYGKFKSNNMGITYSLIYQLPL
- a CDS encoding DUF6452 family protein, which encodes MKNLIRIFLLLTIVGGAVNLHTSCSDENDCSLAGRPMMYCTFKTINPDDKTIVLNDTLDSLTIKAIGTDSIILNNEKKVHTLMLPLRYTSDTTVFILQFDPKRKPENVDTLYIVQQNTPYFQSMECGYMMKQNIISARFGNKANSSETIDSIYLRNKEANTNEIENLQIFFKYRDRTPETTD
- a CDS encoding HEPN domain-containing protein produces the protein MNEDVRQNIVMYRMGKARQLLHDVDVLIENELWNSTINRMYYACFHAVSALLIKNGIEVKSHMGIRQAFGLHFVKAGKVSLEYGRIFSRIYDKRQSSDYDDFIDFTKEEVEKLYPQIKSFIMVIGNLVED
- a CDS encoding nucleotidyltransferase domain-containing protein — protein: MKRIELIEALKNLLKCVVPNAQAILYGSEARGEARPDSDVDLLILLDKNEITPEEEEEITAPLYDMEFEQGIIISPIVMTRKRWEEAKKQTLFYYDVLKDGILLQ